In one window of Eubalaena glacialis isolate mEubGla1 chromosome 13, mEubGla1.1.hap2.+ XY, whole genome shotgun sequence DNA:
- the GMEB2 gene encoding glucocorticoid modulatory element-binding protein 2 isoform X1, producing the protein MATPDVSVHMEEVVVVTTPDTAADGSGVEEVKTVLVTTNLAPHGSDLTEGNMETENAAAAAAAAFTASSQLKEAVLVKMAEEEESLEAEIVYPITCGDSRANLIWRKFVCPGINVKCVQYDEHVISPKEFVHLAGKSTLKDWKRAIRMNGIMLRKIMDSGELDFYQHDRVCSNTCRSTKIDLSGARASLGSPTPAEYIPLTPATADVNGAPATITIETCEDPGDWTTAVGDDTFAFWRGLKDAGLLDEVIQEFHQELVETMKGLQQRVQDPPLQLRDAVLLNNIVQNFGMLDLVKKVLASHKCQMDRSREQYARDLAALEQQCDEHRRRAKELKHKSQHLSNVLMTLTPVSLPPPVKRPRLARATSGPAAIASQVLAQSAQIALTPGVPVSQLTGVPLGKVVSTLPSPMLGKAMPQAAPASSPASPLLGGYTVLASSGTTFPSTVEIHPDASSLTVLSTAAMQDGSTVVKVVSPLQLLALPGLGPTLQSVAQVSPGGSTIVTVPTGAVESAVAAPGPEEHTATIEVAAMAEGHEHK; encoded by the exons ATGGCCACCCCCGATGTGAGCGTCCACatggaggaggtggtggtggtgacgaCGCCCGACACGGCGGCGGATGGCAGTGGCGTGGAGGAGGTGAAGACCGTGCTGGTCACCACCAACCTGGCCCCGCACGG GAGTGACCTGACGGAGGGTAACATGGAGACGGAAAACGCCGCGGCAGCTGCTGCAGCCGCGTTCACAGCGTCCTCGCAGCTCAAGGAGGCCGTGTTAG TGAAGATGGCTGAAGAGGAGGAGAGCCTGGAGGCCGAGATCGTGTACCCCATCACCTGCGGGGACAGCAGAGCCAACCTGATCTGGAGGAAGTTTGTGTGCCCCGGCATCAATGTGAAGTGTGTTCAG TACGATGAGCATGTCATCAGCCCCAAGGAGTTTGTGCACCTGGCCGGCAAGTCCACGCTGAAGGACTGGAAGCGAGCCATCCGCATGAACGGCATCATGCTCAG GAAGATCATGGACTCCGGGGAGCTGGACTTCTACCAGCATGACAGGGTCTGCTCCAACACCTGCCGCAGCACCAAGATCGACCTCTCGGGGGCCCGCGCATCCCTGGGCAGCCCCACGCCTGCCGAGTACATCCCGCTCACGCCCGCCACGGCCGACG TGAACGGGGCTCCTGCCACCATCACCATCGAGACTTGTGAGGACCCTGGGGACTGGACCACAGCCGTCGGAG ATGACACGTTTGCCTTCTGGAGAGGGCTGAAGGACGCAGGCCTGCTGGACGAGGTCATACAGGAGTTCCACCAGGAGCTGGTGGAGACCATGAAGGGTCTGCAGCAGCGGGTCCAGGACCCTCCCCTGCAGCTCCGAG ACGCCGTCCTCCTCAACAACATCGTGCAGAACTTCGGCATGCTGGACCTCGTGAAGAAGGTGCTGGCCAGCCACAAGTGCCAGATGGACCGCTCTCGGGAGCAGTACGCCCGCGACCTGGCAG CGCTGGAGCAGCAGTGTGACGAGCACCGCCGGCGGGCCAAGGAGCTCAAGCACAAGTCGCAGCACCTCAGCAACGTGCTCATGACGCTGACGCCggtctccctgccaccccccgTGAAGCGGCCCCGGCTCGCCAGGGCCACGTCCGGGCCGGCCGCCATCGCCTCGCAGGTGCTCGCCCAGTCCGCCCAGATCGCCCTGACCCCCGGCGTGCCCGTCTCCCAGCTCACCGGCGTGCCGCTGGGCAAAGTGGTGtccaccctgccctcccccatgCTGGGCAAGGCCATGCCCCAGGCTGCTCCGGCAAGCTCCCCCGCGTCACCGCTGCTTGGGGGCTACACGGTGCTGGCCTCCTCGGGCACCACCTTCCCCAGCACGGTGGAGATCCACCCGGACGCGTCCAGCCTCACGGTCCTGAGCACAGCCGCCATGCAGGACGGCAGCACTGTGGTCAAGGTGGTGAGCCCGCTGCAGCTGCTGGCCCTGCCCGGCCTGGGCCCCACCCTGCAGAGCGTGGCCCAGGTGTCGCCCGGGGGCAGCACCATCGTGACGGTGCCCACGGGGGCCGTGGAGAGCGCCGTGGCCGCCCCGGGACCCGAGGAGCACACGGCCACCATCGAGGTGGCCGCCATGGCGGAGGGCCACGAGCACAAGTAG
- the GMEB2 gene encoding glucocorticoid modulatory element-binding protein 2 isoform X2 — protein METENAAAAAAAAFTASSQLKEAVLVKMAEEEESLEAEIVYPITCGDSRANLIWRKFVCPGINVKCVQYDEHVISPKEFVHLAGKSTLKDWKRAIRMNGIMLRKIMDSGELDFYQHDRVCSNTCRSTKIDLSGARASLGSPTPAEYIPLTPATADVNGAPATITIETCEDPGDWTTAVGDDTFAFWRGLKDAGLLDEVIQEFHQELVETMKGLQQRVQDPPLQLRDAVLLNNIVQNFGMLDLVKKVLASHKCQMDRSREQYARDLAALEQQCDEHRRRAKELKHKSQHLSNVLMTLTPVSLPPPVKRPRLARATSGPAAIASQVLAQSAQIALTPGVPVSQLTGVPLGKVVSTLPSPMLGKAMPQAAPASSPASPLLGGYTVLASSGTTFPSTVEIHPDASSLTVLSTAAMQDGSTVVKVVSPLQLLALPGLGPTLQSVAQVSPGGSTIVTVPTGAVESAVAAPGPEEHTATIEVAAMAEGHEHK, from the exons ATGGAGACGGAAAACGCCGCGGCAGCTGCTGCAGCCGCGTTCACAGCGTCCTCGCAGCTCAAGGAGGCCGTGTTAG TGAAGATGGCTGAAGAGGAGGAGAGCCTGGAGGCCGAGATCGTGTACCCCATCACCTGCGGGGACAGCAGAGCCAACCTGATCTGGAGGAAGTTTGTGTGCCCCGGCATCAATGTGAAGTGTGTTCAG TACGATGAGCATGTCATCAGCCCCAAGGAGTTTGTGCACCTGGCCGGCAAGTCCACGCTGAAGGACTGGAAGCGAGCCATCCGCATGAACGGCATCATGCTCAG GAAGATCATGGACTCCGGGGAGCTGGACTTCTACCAGCATGACAGGGTCTGCTCCAACACCTGCCGCAGCACCAAGATCGACCTCTCGGGGGCCCGCGCATCCCTGGGCAGCCCCACGCCTGCCGAGTACATCCCGCTCACGCCCGCCACGGCCGACG TGAACGGGGCTCCTGCCACCATCACCATCGAGACTTGTGAGGACCCTGGGGACTGGACCACAGCCGTCGGAG ATGACACGTTTGCCTTCTGGAGAGGGCTGAAGGACGCAGGCCTGCTGGACGAGGTCATACAGGAGTTCCACCAGGAGCTGGTGGAGACCATGAAGGGTCTGCAGCAGCGGGTCCAGGACCCTCCCCTGCAGCTCCGAG ACGCCGTCCTCCTCAACAACATCGTGCAGAACTTCGGCATGCTGGACCTCGTGAAGAAGGTGCTGGCCAGCCACAAGTGCCAGATGGACCGCTCTCGGGAGCAGTACGCCCGCGACCTGGCAG CGCTGGAGCAGCAGTGTGACGAGCACCGCCGGCGGGCCAAGGAGCTCAAGCACAAGTCGCAGCACCTCAGCAACGTGCTCATGACGCTGACGCCggtctccctgccaccccccgTGAAGCGGCCCCGGCTCGCCAGGGCCACGTCCGGGCCGGCCGCCATCGCCTCGCAGGTGCTCGCCCAGTCCGCCCAGATCGCCCTGACCCCCGGCGTGCCCGTCTCCCAGCTCACCGGCGTGCCGCTGGGCAAAGTGGTGtccaccctgccctcccccatgCTGGGCAAGGCCATGCCCCAGGCTGCTCCGGCAAGCTCCCCCGCGTCACCGCTGCTTGGGGGCTACACGGTGCTGGCCTCCTCGGGCACCACCTTCCCCAGCACGGTGGAGATCCACCCGGACGCGTCCAGCCTCACGGTCCTGAGCACAGCCGCCATGCAGGACGGCAGCACTGTGGTCAAGGTGGTGAGCCCGCTGCAGCTGCTGGCCCTGCCCGGCCTGGGCCCCACCCTGCAGAGCGTGGCCCAGGTGTCGCCCGGGGGCAGCACCATCGTGACGGTGCCCACGGGGGCCGTGGAGAGCGCCGTGGCCGCCCCGGGACCCGAGGAGCACACGGCCACCATCGAGGTGGCCGCCATGGCGGAGGGCCACGAGCACAAGTAG